AATTTCGATTATCAATAAATTGTACACCATATGGTGATCCTGGATAATCAAAATAGCCATTACGCGTTAAAACAACCTTACGAATTGGCATGTCAATATTGTCCTGCTTAAATAATTGCGTTAATACAGACTCCATGCGACTTAAATTAATCGTTGGATTCAGGACTTTGGAATCCTTTGTTCCCACCTTTTTAATCCAGAATCGATCACTGCCTCCTACATAAACTGCCTGATTCTCCGCTTCTAATACTGTAATACAAATACATTCTGTCGGTGACATCAGTACAACATCAAGTTCTATAGGTGCTTTTCTGATTTGTAAAATTGGGTAATAAAAAAGTAAATAGTTATCAGGTAATTGTTGCAAAAAATTACGTAGCAAAGAATCACGCATAAAACGAGGGTCGACATATGATTTTTCACGTAATGTTGAGCTCGCCCATTTCATCTGAAAATGGAAAAATTGATCGATAAACATTCGTTTTAGTTCATGGATAGACTGTGGTGCATAAACAATTTGCGGTTCAAATGTTAATGTTGTCTCTTCTTCAGGAATACTGTCCTCATCACTGACTAATTCATTTGAAATTTCGAGTTGTTCAATATCTTCTTTTTCTTCTTTCTGACGCCCAGCAAATAATTTTTTTAATATAGAAAAACGCTCTTTTTCCTCAAAGGGTTCTTGTTCAGCAACAGAATCAGTATGTTGCCATTCAGTTATATCTTCTCCAAGCTCCCACTGTCGTTTGACACGCTCCCACTGGCTTTTCTTTAAACGTACAAATTGTGTAGGATATCTTGCTAAATCAATTTGATAACGTGAAATATAGTCCTGTAATTTCACTAATTGTGCCATTTTACGGTCACTCCATTCTTACTTACCCTCTATGTAATTAACCTATTCTTTTATGAATGTAGGAAGTTATCGCTTCGCCTTTATTACATCGACATTTGCTTTCCAAATATAAATCCCTATAAAAGATTAATCTATCTTATTTATTTTACATGACGGTTCAGAAGAAAACATCCATAATTTTCTCTGTAAAGTAAACTTCAATTAGCAAATGATTACTTTTCCACCCCTTATTCATTTTACGAGAAATCAATTTCATCCCATCGTAATTACGTCCAGATTTTTTTGAGCTTACTCGAAAAGCTCAATGCCAAAATCTGTGACATACGCTAAGGGCCTGATTTAGGCATTTATACATCCGTTAAATAGGAAAAAAAAACGCCTTCATCTCGCCCTCTATAGAGATGGAAGTATTTTGCTGAATCAAGATAAAAGAACTACCCTAATTGCTTGGTATAAACCAAAATCAGGGTAGTTCTCTCGAAATATTTACTTAGCATTAATTGAAAGTGGTAATTTAGCCTCAAAAGCTTGCTGTAATTTACGAGTCCATTCACCCGGAACTCCAGCACCAATTTGCTTGCCATCCACATCAATAACAGGGGTAACTTCAGAAGATACTGATGATACAATGATTTCATCCATTGTTAATAAATCTGCCTTCGTCATCGGCTCCTCAATCACTGGTAAATTAATTTCCTCAGCGCATTTTAAAATCACTTGGCGAGTAATACCGTTTAAAATAAAGTTATTTGCTGGGTGTGTGTAAAGCTTACCATCTTTAATACCATAAACATTTGCAGATGAACATTCTGTAACAATATCTCCACGATGTAAAATAGCTTCATAGCAGCCTTTTTCAGATGCTTCCTGTTTTGCTAATACTGCACCAAGTAAATTTAATGATTTGATATCACAACGTAACCAACGAATGTCCTCAACAAAAGTCGCCTTCACACCTTTTTCAAAATTTTCATAGGAGCGCTCACCAACTTTTACATTACCTGTTAATACGGCAGGAACACTTGCATCTGGGAAAATATGATTACGAGAAATTGCACCACGTGTGATTTGGAAGTAAACATGACCTGTATCTAAATTATTTTTTTCAATAAGTTCATGTAATAATTTGTGTAAAACGTCTTTTGTATAAGGAATGACTAGACGAATTTTTTCGGCACTCGCGTAGAAACGATCAATATGTTCTTGTGCTGTGAACATGTTTCCGTTATAAACTTTGATTACTTCATAAATTCCGTCACCAAATTGGTAACCTCTATCTTCAGGTGATACTGCAATAGATCCTTCTTCAACGATTTGATCATTCCATAATGAATATGCCATGTTTCGCTCATCCTTTTCATATTTGAATTATTTTTTTCCTGCAAGTTCAACAATTGCTTCAGCATAAATAGCTGCTGCTCTGACTAGGTTATCAACGACAACAAACTCATCCGCTCTGTGCGCTACATCAGGTTCACCAGGGAATAACATACCAAATGCTACTCCCTTTTTCATCACACGTGCATACGTACCGCCACCTGTAGAAAGTAGTGGTGTTTCGTAATCACCTGTCTGACGTCTATAGATTTCGGTTAATGTTTGAATGAATGGATCATTTTCACTTACATAGTGAGGTTTCGAGTTATCCTGAATATCTAATGAAAATCCCTTCGTCACAGTGAAGCGTTGTGCAGCCGTAATTTTTTTATCAAATGGATATGTGACAGCGTAACGCATACTGATTACCAAACTGCCGCCTTTAGCCACATCATAGCTAACAATGCCCGGATTTAATGTCGTTTTCCCGGACATTTCATCCTCAAATTGTAAATTTAAGTGATGACCATAATGATCTTGATAAAAAGCATCTGCAATAAAGCCGACAAATTGCATACTTGCCTCTGTCGTCAATTCTTGTTGTAAAAATGCTGCAAGATAAACAGCTGCATTGACACCTTTTTCTGGCTCCATTGCATGGGCTGCTTTACCTTTGATAGTTATTATATAGCGAGAGCCCTCCATTAATAAAGTGCCTTCTAGCTGATTTTTACTTAAAAATGTTTGAAAATTCTGTTCGAACTGTTGAGAAACAAACTGAACCTTTGCTTCTGCAAAATCAGGTACCATATTTGGGCGTTTTCCAGCATTAAATAGTAGTAGCTGTTCTTTCGTTTCATCACCTATTTTATTTTGAGAGAACACAAGCTCTGCAATGCCCTTTTCAGCATTAATGAGCGGGAAATCCGCATCTGGTGCAAAGCCAATTGTCGGCATTTCCTCTTGTTTAAAGTAGTGGTCGACACAGCGGAAGCCTGTTTCTTCATCCGTACCGATAATCATACGTACTCTTTTACTAAGTTGAATGCCTGCATCTTTAATAAGTTTCATAGCCATCCATGCAGCTACGGTTGGACCTTTATCATCAATTGCACCGCGAGCATATAATTTTCCATCTGCAATGGTGCCGCTAAATGGTGGGTATGTCCAATCAGCTTCATCACCAATAGGAACAACATCAACATGACATAAAATTCCTAACAAATCCTCCCCGGCACCCATTTCAATATGTCCAGCGTAATTATCAACATTTTTCGTTAATAGCCCTTCAGTCTTACCTTTATCTAGCAACCATTCAAGCGCTTTAAGTGGACCATCACCAAATGGTACTTCAGAAGTGATTGTATCCTCATCAAGAACACTATTAATTTGCACGAGCTCCTGTAAATCTTGTATTAATTCATCTTGCCTTTCTTTTGCGGCTTGTAACCAATCCATATGATATACCTCCTCCAAATTATCAAATACGCCCCAGCTAATTGCGTCTGGATTTTTCGAGCACGCTTGAAAGCTCCTCTTTAAAATCCGTTAACATCCGCCGGGGGCTTTAGCCAACATGATGTTGTTTACTCAGCCGTTTTCACAGGATGTAGATCTTAAGCCTGAGTTCCTATATTTTTGCGAGCGTTTATATGCTCGCTTATTAGGAAAGAAACGCATTTATCCTGCCACCTCTAAAGGTGAGTGCATTCTGTACCTGACGCTGCACTTTCGTACAGTAAAGTTCTGCTAAATCAAGATAAACATATTCTACACTTTACAACATATAAAACAATCATCTTCCTGACAAGTATTTTCAGTATCAACTATTAAGACTACCACATATAGCATGTTTTTCACGTATTCCCACAAAATACAGTATAAATTTTTTGTTTTTATTGTAAATTTCTCTTGCATTCACTAGAAAATCAACTAGTTTTTCTATATAATAAAGTTATCAGAATAATTGTTCTGAATATAAAAATAGAAAAGGGGATGTCTAAGGCAGCTACTTATCAGCCTAAGTGCACTCCGCACATATTGTCGTCCGCTAGTCTTTGCCAAGAGAATTAAGATGAAGGAGTGGTTCATTTAATGAAACCAACTACTGATCGAATGCTTAATCGTATTAAAGACGTGTACATGTTTATTTTAGACAAAGGAACCGTGTCTACACAGGATTTAGTCGAAGAGTTTAGTATCACTCCTCGCACCGTTCAAAGAGATTTGAACGTGTTAGCCTTTAACGATTTGGTAATGAGTCCAAGTCGAGGCAAATGGACAACGACGAAGAAAAAAGTAAAATTGACGTCTTAGTTTTACGTTGAGTACGTAAAGCATTGAGTATGGAAAAAGAATGACCTTTCGTCGGGGTCATTCTTTTTTGTCCATCATTTTTTAGTCAATTGAAAACTCCTCTTTTTACTGAAATATTAAAAAGAGGGGAATTAAAGCCCATTACACTCAACTATCTGAAAACGAAGCACTCCCTTTTCACTTACGTTTCTCACCATTGATCCTCACCTTCATTATTTTGACTATTTACAGTTCCTTAACAATCCGTTAAACTCGAAACATTCTACATGTTGAGAGGAGGATTTAATATGAAATTGTCTAAGATGTTTCATCCATTAGTTTGGATTATACTCGGCGGGACGATTTTTACACGTATTGCAAGCTTTATGGCAATGCCCTTTTTAGCTATCTATTTACATAATGAAATCGAAGCCTCCCCTTTACAAATCGGGTTAACGATTGGTATTGCTCCACTTATCTCTACTGTTGGGGGATTTTTTGGTGGTTACTTAACTGATCGTTTCGGTAGGAAAAGTGTCATTCTGCTGACGATTTTCATTTGGAGTCTTGTGTTCTTTGGCTTTGCAACAGCTCATGCAGTATGGTTTTTTGTATTATTCAATGCTCTGAATGGACTTTGTCGTTCTTTCTTCGAACCTTCAACACAAGCATTAATGATTGATTTTACACCTGCAGATAAACGAAAAAGATTATTTTCGCTTCGCTATACAGCAATTAATATAGCAGCAGTTATTGGTCCAATCATCGGTGTTTATATTGCTCAATTGTCTAGCCCAAGTATTCCATTTATGCTTACAGGAATTATGTATATTGTTTATGCTGTATTTTTATTTTTCGTACTGAATCGTTACGAAATGCAACAGCCAAAAGCTACAACACAAACAAAAATACTACAAACCTTTTCTTTATTATTAACGAATCGTGTACTACTAAGCTTTATTTTTGGTGCTATTTTAATCAATATTGGCTATTCTCAATTCGATTCAACATTGCCACAAGTAATTGAGCTTAAAATTGAGGATGGTACCAAACTCTATTCGTTACTCATCTCTCTAAATGCAGCAGTTGTTTTATTACTACAATTACCAATTAGTATTGTATCAGAACGTTTTTCATCCACCACTACTCTTTTAGTAGGCATTCTATTCTTTGCAATCGGACTATTATTGTTCGGCTTCTCCAATAACTATACGCTTTATATTATCGCAATGATTATCTTTACGATTGGTGAAATTTTTGCCTTCCCAACGATGAATGTCATGATTGATGAGATTGCACCTGATACACAAAAGGGAACTTATTTAGGGGCAGCACAATTCAAAAATTTAGGCGGCTTTCTTGGACCAATTATCGGTGGCTGGCTGTTAACGCATTATATCGACGCATTGTTTGTAGTAATTGCTGCTCTTGTATTATGTAGTTGCCTCTTCTATAAATCTAAGCTGAAGCCACATGCATAAATAATGCTCCATAGCTTGATTTTAAAAGCTCTGGAGCACTTTTTATATTATTAAACATTAGTGTAACTCTCTTCAATTTCTTCAAAGTTCGTGTATTGATCTTTGCCAGCATTTTTTGACTGATACAATGCCTTGTCCGCACGCTCAAACAAGCTTCTTTCTGACTCATCTAGATGATGACAAATGGCGCCTCCCATACTGACAGAGATGACAGACCATTGATCAATATTGACATTGTCTACATGCTTATAGTGACGAAATTTGCCCAATATTGAATTAGCTAACTGCCACATACTTTCCGACTTTGCGTCATACAAAACAATCGCAAATTCATCTCCACCAAACCTCACAACAAAGCCATCATTTCCAACCTCTTGTTTTAAAATCCTCGCAGTATCAATCAGAATTTTATCGCCAGCACCATGTCCAAACTGATCGTTCACTTGCTTGAAATTATCCAAATCTATCAATAATAAACCTGGCTGATTTGTCTTGCGTTTTCTTAATAGATTGTCCATTTTTCTAATATAAGTAGCTCGATTAAAGACATTTGTTAGCGGATCATATGTTGCGAGATGAATAGTTTTAGAAAGGATTTTGTTAATGACGATAAGCATAATGAAAGAAGTTCCTAACGCTATACAAAGCAATAGCCAAAACTGTTTTGTATTTTTAGATAGTGCCTCTAATTCTGTATAATTTCCGTATTTTACATATATAATCCTTTTCGTAGATTCACCACGAATTGTTTCAGCTTCATATGGTAAAAAACGATACTTTTCAATATAGCCATTTGAATATTTCTTTTGAAATTCCGTTGGTTTCATCGATTGTTTAGCTAGCTCATAATGTTCTTGAAATATGGCTGGTTGATCCTTCACTGTAATTTTAGCAGGATTTGAATCATCAAAATAAACTCCCCCCGCATTTATTGTTTGCACTTCTAATAAATCTGTATATTTATCAACTAAATAGTCAGCGGTCTTCCCAAAATTAAAGGTTTGAAAGACAGGATCATTGAGTAAATCAATGCCTAGCTCTAACAAATATTTCTTATCAGGTGTCCCTAAATACCCAAACTTCCGATATCCTCCAGTAGTCGTCGAGATATCTATACCATCATTATAATATTTTCCACTCGTTCGACGTTCATCTAGTAAGGTAGAAAAACGCTTACAGCATAAGGAAAAATTTAGCCCTTTATCTTTTTCAAAAGTTGTATAAATAACCGTATTGGATTGATCTATTATGTATACATCCATACCGTACTCGTTTTTTATTTTCTGTAAATCCCAAGTTGCAACCTTTGGATTTTCTTCATAATATGTAACAAGCTTTCGGAGTGCTTGCTCCATCTTATCTGAGAGATTTTGATCAAAATAAAAATGCGCATTATCTACAGTTTGCATATCAGTTAAAATATGATTTTCAATTAACGCCCTATTCATGGCTTCTTGTTGTTCGATATCTGCCACTAGTATTTGTCTGTTTACATACGAAATCACAGCAACCAATATTAGGGCGAAGGCAATTAAAGATATTAATAATTTAATTCTTAGGTTTTTCATGCACTTGTCCTCTATTATTTTTCCAAAATCATTTTCTGAAGTTTTTTTGAAATTAGTACTAAAGACTAGATAACAATTTATTAAAAGTTACATTATATTATACAGTTACTAGTTTATGAATGTATATAAAAATACCTCAATACTAATTTTTATTAGCATCGAGGTATCTATTAATCCCTATTTTGTAAGGCTGTTAGTTCTTTTGTAGTTAATTCTCTATATTCCCCTAAAGCTAAATTGTCATCAAGTTTAAGGCTTCCCATTGATAAACGCTTTAAATAGGTAACACGCTTACCAACAGACTCAAACATACGCTTCACCTGATGAAACTTACCTTCTTGAATGGTTAGCTCGATTTCTGATTGAAGGTCAGATTTTAAGATAATGAGCTCGCCTGGTTTTGTCACATAACCGTCGTCCAGCTCTACGCCCTGTGCAAATTTTTTGCAGTCTTCCTCTGTCACAAGTCCTTCTATTTGCGCATAGTAAACTTTAGGCACATGCTTTTTGGGAGATAATAAATTATGTGCTAGCTGACCGTCATTCGTTAACAGCAGCAATCCTTCTGTATCTTTATCTAAGCGCCCAACTGGAAAAGGCTGAAAATGTTGATGTAAGGGCTCTAACAAATCAATGACCGTCTCATCTCGTACATCCTCTGTTGCAGAAATAACGCCAGGAGGTTTATTCATCATAAAGTATACAAATTCTGTGTAAACAACACGTTCACCAAAAACGGAAACATCTTGTTTTTCAGGGTCTACATGCAATGCTGCATCCTTTACATATGCACCATCCACAGTTACTGCCTTTTGCTTAAGAAGCTGCTTCACTTCCTTGCGTGACCCATACCCCATATTTGCTAGTAGTTTATCTAAACGCATAAATCCTCCTATTTAAATCCAAGTTTGTTCGTAATTTTTGTCAGTCGTTCACCGAGTAATTTTTGAGCTAAGCCTAGACGTAAAGATAAATAACCATATACCCCAACACCTACGCCAGCACAAATAACTGAGTAAACAAAAGCAGAGAATTTTCCATCCACTGGCCCCATCACAAAGCCTAGCAGCTTATGCACAATCAATACACTGATTACCATTGCTAGAGTCAAAAGAGAGATAAGCATGACACGGCGAAGAACCATCTCAGATTTGTAATTCAGTGCTTTTCTTAGTACTAGCATATTAATAATAATTGAAACCCCGTAGCCAATTGCTGTGGCAAGAATGGCTCCATCAGCCTCAATCCATCGAATTAAAGGTATGTTGATTGCTAGCTTGACAAAAATCCCCGATAATAGGCTGAAGACAATCCATTTTTGGAAGTCAATCCCCTGTAATAAAGCTGCTGTTACCTGGAACAATGCAAATAAAATAGCAACAGGCGCATAGTGAGCTAAAATGGTTGCTCCCATTTCACTTTCAGAATAGAGCATAAAGTATATTTCATTCGCTAACAATGAAATCCCTACTACAGCAGGCAATGTAATAAAAATTAATATTTGATAGGTTTTATCCATTGCATGTCGCAGTGATAAATATTCACCCTGTGTAAAATACTTAGTAATCGTCGGTACTAGCGCCATCGAAAAACCTGTAGCTAGCATAACCGGAATAATTACAACTTTATGCGTGGTGAAATTAATCATTGATAAATATTTATCGGTTACTTCTGCTAAGCCTATGGATGTCATTGCACCGTTAAACGTTAACATGTCCACTAGCTGGAATAATGGATTGGCAACACCTACGAATACCATTGGAATGGAATACGTAATAACTTCTTTATAAATATTGGACATTGGCAGTTGAGTAGATGTAACACTTTGACTGCGCAATAAATTAAATTCAGGTTGGTATTTTTTCCAATAATAATAGAGTACCATCAACCCGCCAATAGCCCCGATAAAGGCCGCGAATACGGCAAAGGAAACGGCTGTTTGTGGTTTGCCATTAAAGACAACTACTACTAGGAATGATCCACCTAATAACACAACAATACGAACAATTTGTTCAACTAATTGCGAAACTGCTGTAGGTTCCATTTTGTCATAACCTTGGAAAAATCCACGCCAAAGACTCATAAATGGGACAACAATTAAAGCAAAGCTAACCCAACGAATCACGGAAGCAATTTGCTCGACTGTAAAAGCCTGCTCATCACTTTTTATGACAAGCCCCGCTATAGGTGTAGCTAATATAAAAAGGGCAATAAATGCGGCTAGACCAGTTATCAACATAATCAGTATGCCTGATTTCATAAGCTTGCGGCCTGATTGATAATCACCAAGTGCATTATATTTAGAAACAAACTTAGATACAGCAATTGGCGCACCAGAGATGGCTACTGCTAGCATAATCGAATAGGGAATATACGCATATTGATAGAGCGCAATATTTTCCTCGCCCACAATTGCATAAAACGGAAAAATATAAATTAATCCGAGTACCTTCGATAAAAACATCCCCATTGTTAATATCGCAGTACCTTTCATTAAATTGGACATTGTACCCATCCATTCATCATAAAATCAATAATTTCATCGTAACACATAGAATTAGTATTGGAAAATATTCACTATAATCAGATTTTTCGGTATCTGAGCGAGTTTTTTAACTGATAACTGCGGTTTTACTCGTTACCTGAGCAGTTCTAGCTGACAACGGAGCAGGTTTACTTGGTACCCGAGCAGTTTTCACAGACAACGGAGCGGGTTTACTTGGTACCCGAGCAGTTCTGACTGACAACGGAGCGGATTTACACGGTACCCGAGCAGTTTTCACCGACAACGGAGCGGGTTTACTTGGTACCCGAGCAGTTCTGACTGACAACAGAGCGGATTTACACGGTACCCGAGCAGTTTTCACCGACAACGGAGCGAGTTTTCACGGGACCCGAGCATTTCTGACTGGCAACGGAGCAATTTTATACAATACCCGAGCAATTCTAGCAGTCAACGGAGCAGATTTACTCGTCACAAAAATTTTAACTGCTTTTGCCACATGCAAACGCTGCCAAAGATAATTGTAAACATAATATCAATTACGCCCCAGCGCAATTGCATAAACCACTTGTAATCTTAACATATTTATAGGTAAACAGACGCATTATTCTATCAAAAAGTTCTAGCTTTAGGCTAATCCATCAAAAAGACAGTAAATTTATTTTTATTTTGATAATAAAATGCTCAAAATAATCGGCGGAGATTAAAAAACCTCCACCGACTCATAAGCTATTTCATGTCTATAAAAAATTGTTTATACCATACTAAGAATACATAGGTAGTCCAAATATAACGCCCACGATTTGCCTTACCTTCATAATGCTCATCGAGATAGCCTACTAATTGCTTTGTATCAAAGAATTTATTGGCAAAATCTGTTGTGAACATTTCTTTTACCATGTTGTAGTATTTCTCTTCACGTAGCCAATGGCGGATTGGTACTGGGAAGCCTAGCTTTGGACGTTTTGCCCATTCTTCTGGTAATTCCTGATGAGCTGCTTGACGAAGCACATATTTCGTATCAATGTCGTTGACACGATATCTTGATGGAATGTTTTTCGCTAATTCCATTACTTCTTTATCTAAAAATGGTACACGTAATTCAATTGAATGCGCCATACTCATTTTATCCGCTTTTAATAAAATATCGCCAGGCATCCATAGATTTAAATCTAAGTACTGCATCTTTGTCACATCATCATCGCCAGGTACTTCATCATAGATACGCTTTGTAATGGACTTAACAGATGGACCATTTTTATAGTCTGGTTTTAATACATTCAGTGCATCTTCTTCATCCCAGACAACCGCTTCACCTATAAAGCGTTCTTCGACTGATTGACCACCTTTTATAAGGAAGTTTGTGTATTGATTTTTAGGTAATGCCTCTGCAATACCTCGTAATGCCTTACGAATACCAAAAGGAATTTTTTCGTATTGTTGCATTTTACCTGAGTTTTGATACCATGAGTAGCCACCAAAAATTTCATCCGCTCCTTCACCTGAAAGGACAACTGTTACGTCCTTCGAAGCTAGCTCAGAAAGGAAATAAAGTGGAACAGAAGATGGATTAGATTGTGGCTCGTCCATATGCCATTGAATTTTTGGTAAAGCCTCAAAGCATTCATCAGCTGATATATATTTACGCTCATTTTGAATGTTTAATGTATCTGATAAATCTTTTGCTAAGTTTGTTTCATTAAACATATCTTCATAGTCAGAAAAACCAACAGAGAAGGACTTATCAGGCCGCAGTAATGCCGTAATATAACTTGAATCAATTCCTCCTGATAGGAATGAACCAACCTTTACATCGCTGATTTGATGTGCTTCTACTGATTCTCTTACTGTAGAACGAATGTCCTCTACATATTTTTCAATTGGTGCCTCTTTCGCATGGAATTTTTTATCCCAGTACTGCACGATTTTCTTTTTCCCATTTTGAATTAACATATAATGAGCAGGCGGTATTTTAAACACACCTTTAAAGAAAGTTTCATCCATTGACGAATATTGGAAAGTTAAATATGGACGAAGGGCATTTTTATTTAATTCTTTAATAAAGGATGGGTGGGGTAAGAAGGATTTAATTTCCGAACCGAAAATAAAGGTTCCATCTGTTGTATTCTCTGAGTAATACAACGGCTTAATACCAAAGCCATCACGGGCAATAAATTGTAAATCATTCTTTTTATCCCATATGCAGAATGCAAACATACCTCGTAATTGTTTAACAAACTCTACACCATATTCTACATAACCATAAATTATAACTTCACTATCAGATTGTGTTTTAAATATATGTCCCTTAGCAATTAAATCTTCACGTAGCGCTTGGAAGTTGAAGATTTCTCCATTAAATACAAGCACAATGTTACCATCTGCACTGTACAATGGTTGATTCGCCACATCTGACAAGTCGATAATACTTAATCGTCGGAATCCCAACGTTACTTTATCGTCACTGTGAATACCACCGCTATCTGGTCCACGGTGAATAATTGTATTCATCATATTTTCAATCGTTTGATGATGATCGATTACATTTGTTCCATTAATATAGCCTATAAATCCGCACATTCTATTTTTCACCTCATAATTTAGTGCATAACCTTTTCCATAATAGCACGAATAGACGATCATTTCATGCTGACAACACAGAAAAAAAACTTTGATCAGAAGTCTTTTTTACATAGATAATCGTACTCCGATTCCTTGTATTAACAAAAAACTAACTTTTCATCTGTTTAGATGAGATAAGGAATTATAAAACACTTTCGCATTATTTT
This genomic stretch from Lysinibacillus pakistanensis harbors:
- a CDS encoding nuclease-related domain-containing protein — encoded protein: MAQLVKLQDYISRYQIDLARYPTQFVRLKKSQWERVKRQWELGEDITEWQHTDSVAEQEPFEEKERFSILKKLFAGRQKEEKEDIEQLEISNELVSDEDSIPEEETTLTFEPQIVYAPQSIHELKRMFIDQFFHFQMKWASSTLREKSYVDPRFMRDSLLRNFLQQLPDNYLLFYYPILQIRKAPIELDVVLMSPTECICITVLEAENQAVYVGGSDRFWIKKVGTKDSKVLNPTINLSRMESVLTQLFKQDNIDMPIRKVVLTRNGYFDYPGSPYGVQFIDNRNYGGWMEHLKKVSSPMKHMQIRAAQTILNNVQTTSFNRDIWQQSSKQAED
- the dat gene encoding D-amino-acid transaminase gives rise to the protein MAYSLWNDQIVEEGSIAVSPEDRGYQFGDGIYEVIKVYNGNMFTAQEHIDRFYASAEKIRLVIPYTKDVLHKLLHELIEKNNLDTGHVYFQITRGAISRNHIFPDASVPAVLTGNVKVGERSYENFEKGVKATFVEDIRWLRCDIKSLNLLGAVLAKQEASEKGCYEAILHRGDIVTECSSANVYGIKDGKLYTHPANNFILNGITRQVILKCAEEINLPVIEEPMTKADLLTMDEIIVSSVSSEVTPVIDVDGKQIGAGVPGEWTRKLQQAFEAKLPLSINAK
- the pepV gene encoding dipeptidase PepV — protein: MDWLQAAKERQDELIQDLQELVQINSVLDEDTITSEVPFGDGPLKALEWLLDKGKTEGLLTKNVDNYAGHIEMGAGEDLLGILCHVDVVPIGDEADWTYPPFSGTIADGKLYARGAIDDKGPTVAAWMAMKLIKDAGIQLSKRVRMIIGTDEETGFRCVDHYFKQEEMPTIGFAPDADFPLINAEKGIAELVFSQNKIGDETKEQLLLFNAGKRPNMVPDFAEAKVQFVSQQFEQNFQTFLSKNQLEGTLLMEGSRYIITIKGKAAHAMEPEKGVNAAVYLAAFLQQELTTEASMQFVGFIADAFYQDHYGHHLNLQFEDEMSGKTTLNPGIVSYDVAKGGSLVISMRYAVTYPFDKKITAAQRFTVTKGFSLDIQDNSKPHYVSENDPFIQTLTEIYRRQTGDYETPLLSTGGGTYARVMKKGVAFGMLFPGEPDVAHRADEFVVVDNLVRAAAIYAEAIVELAGKK
- a CDS encoding DeoR family transcriptional regulator, with amino-acid sequence MKPTTDRMLNRIKDVYMFILDKGTVSTQDLVEEFSITPRTVQRDLNVLAFNDLVMSPSRGKWTTTKKKVKLTS
- a CDS encoding MDR family MFS transporter, giving the protein MKLSKMFHPLVWIILGGTIFTRIASFMAMPFLAIYLHNEIEASPLQIGLTIGIAPLISTVGGFFGGYLTDRFGRKSVILLTIFIWSLVFFGFATAHAVWFFVLFNALNGLCRSFFEPSTQALMIDFTPADKRKRLFSLRYTAINIAAVIGPIIGVYIAQLSSPSIPFMLTGIMYIVYAVFLFFVLNRYEMQQPKATTQTKILQTFSLLLTNRVLLSFIFGAILINIGYSQFDSTLPQVIELKIEDGTKLYSLLISLNAAVVLLLQLPISIVSERFSSTTTLLVGILFFAIGLLLFGFSNNYTLYIIAMIIFTIGEIFAFPTMNVMIDEIAPDTQKGTYLGAAQFKNLGGFLGPIIGGWLLTHYIDALFVVIAALVLCSCLFYKSKLKPHA
- a CDS encoding diguanylate cyclase codes for the protein MKNLRIKLLISLIAFALILVAVISYVNRQILVADIEQQEAMNRALIENHILTDMQTVDNAHFYFDQNLSDKMEQALRKLVTYYEENPKVATWDLQKIKNEYGMDVYIIDQSNTVIYTTFEKDKGLNFSLCCKRFSTLLDERRTSGKYYNDGIDISTTTGGYRKFGYLGTPDKKYLLELGIDLLNDPVFQTFNFGKTADYLVDKYTDLLEVQTINAGGVYFDDSNPAKITVKDQPAIFQEHYELAKQSMKPTEFQKKYSNGYIEKYRFLPYEAETIRGESTKRIIYVKYGNYTELEALSKNTKQFWLLLCIALGTSFIMLIVINKILSKTIHLATYDPLTNVFNRATYIRKMDNLLRKRKTNQPGLLLIDLDNFKQVNDQFGHGAGDKILIDTARILKQEVGNDGFVVRFGGDEFAIVLYDAKSESMWQLANSILGKFRHYKHVDNVNIDQWSVISVSMGGAICHHLDESERSLFERADKALYQSKNAGKDQYTNFEEIEESYTNV
- a CDS encoding pseudouridine synthase, with the protein product MRLDKLLANMGYGSRKEVKQLLKQKAVTVDGAYVKDAALHVDPEKQDVSVFGERVVYTEFVYFMMNKPPGVISATEDVRDETVIDLLEPLHQHFQPFPVGRLDKDTEGLLLLTNDGQLAHNLLSPKKHVPKVYYAQIEGLVTEEDCKKFAQGVELDDGYVTKPGELIILKSDLQSEIELTIQEGKFHQVKRMFESVGKRVTYLKRLSMGSLKLDDNLALGEYRELTTKELTALQNRD